A single region of the Streptomyces sp. NBC_00425 genome encodes:
- a CDS encoding cytochrome P450 — MHCPALPDGFDFTDPDLLQHHVPLPEFAALRQVEPVRWIPQSGNVAGFQDEGYWAVTRHADVKYVSTHPEIFSSYLNTAIIRFNERIERSSIDAQRFILLNMDPPEHTRVRQIVQRGFTPRAIRGLEERLRARAVDIVERAREQGGGSFDFVTSVASELPLQAIAELIGIPQDDRAKIFEWSNKMIAYDDPEYAITAEVGQQSAAEVIAYAMNMAAERKQCPAHDIVSTLVAAENEGNLNSDEFGFFVLMLAVAGNETTRNATTHGMHAFLTHPEQWEFYKRERPDTAAEEIVRWATPVVAFQRTATQDTELGGKQIRKGDRVGIFYASANRDPEVFENPDSFDVTRDPNPHLGFGGGGPHFCLGKSLAVLEINLIFNAIADAMPGMTLVGDPRRLRSAWINGVKELRVSPG; from the coding sequence ATGCACTGTCCAGCGCTTCCCGACGGGTTCGACTTCACCGACCCCGACCTGCTGCAACACCACGTGCCCCTGCCCGAGTTCGCCGCGCTTCGACAGGTCGAACCGGTCCGCTGGATCCCGCAGTCGGGCAACGTCGCCGGCTTCCAGGACGAGGGGTACTGGGCGGTCACCCGGCACGCGGACGTGAAATACGTGTCCACGCATCCCGAGATCTTCTCCTCCTACCTCAACACCGCCATCATCCGGTTCAACGAGCGCATCGAGCGCTCCTCCATCGACGCCCAGCGGTTCATCCTGCTGAACATGGACCCGCCCGAGCACACCCGCGTGCGGCAGATCGTGCAGCGGGGGTTCACGCCACGGGCCATCCGGGGGCTCGAGGAGCGGTTGCGTGCGCGGGCCGTCGACATCGTCGAGCGGGCGCGTGAACAGGGCGGCGGTTCCTTCGACTTCGTCACCTCCGTCGCCTCGGAGCTGCCGCTGCAGGCCATCGCCGAGCTGATCGGCATACCCCAGGACGACCGCGCGAAGATCTTCGAGTGGTCCAACAAGATGATCGCGTACGACGACCCCGAGTACGCCATCACCGCCGAGGTGGGCCAGCAGTCGGCCGCCGAGGTGATCGCGTACGCCATGAACATGGCCGCCGAGCGCAAGCAGTGCCCCGCCCACGACATCGTCTCCACGCTGGTGGCCGCCGAGAACGAGGGCAACCTGAACTCCGACGAGTTCGGGTTCTTCGTCCTCATGCTCGCGGTGGCCGGAAACGAGACGACCCGCAACGCCACCACCCACGGGATGCACGCCTTCCTCACCCATCCCGAGCAGTGGGAGTTCTACAAGCGCGAACGGCCCGACACCGCCGCCGAGGAGATCGTGCGGTGGGCCACCCCCGTCGTCGCCTTCCAGCGGACCGCCACCCAGGACACCGAACTCGGCGGCAAGCAGATCAGGAAGGGCGACCGGGTCGGGATCTTCTACGCCTCCGCCAACCGCGACCCCGAGGTGTTCGAGAACCCGGACTCCTTCGACGTCACCCGCGATCCCAATCCGCATCTCGGGTTCGGCGGCGGCGGACCGCACTTCTGCCTCGGCAAGTCGCTCGCCGTCCTCGAGATCAACCTCATCTTCAACGCCATCGCCGACGCCATGCCCGGCATGACGCTGGTGGGCGACCCGCGACGGCTGCGGTCCGCCTGGATCAACGGGGTGAAGGAGCTGAGGGTCAGTCCGGGGTGA
- a CDS encoding YoaK family protein: MTGTEPPAEPPEPPQPAQPPRPEQPEQPEQPAQPEQETEGRGGVRLVPVLLVLTAMSGLIDAVTYLGLGHVFTANMTGNVVVLGFAAAGAPGFSVPHTATSLAFFLAGAATGGRIARRLGDGSRRAPARAMLITEALLLAVSAAVAAATSDDAPVTVYTVITLTAFAMGLRNATVRKLQVPGITTTTVVTMTLTGLAADSWAGDGSGRRSPRRTAAVAAMFSGAVLGAGLVLHADLAIPLLLAATTSAALAFTVSDRD; this comes from the coding sequence ATGACCGGCACCGAGCCCCCGGCCGAACCCCCGGAGCCCCCACAACCCGCGCAGCCCCCACGACCCGAGCAGCCCGAGCAGCCCGAGCAGCCCGCACAGCCCGAGCAGGAAACGGAAGGGCGCGGCGGCGTCCGTCTGGTCCCCGTCCTCCTCGTCCTGACCGCCATGAGCGGACTCATCGACGCGGTGACCTATCTCGGTCTGGGGCATGTCTTCACCGCAAACATGACCGGCAACGTCGTGGTGCTGGGTTTCGCCGCCGCCGGCGCCCCGGGCTTCTCGGTCCCGCACACCGCCACGTCGCTCGCCTTCTTCCTGGCGGGCGCCGCGACCGGCGGGCGGATCGCCCGGCGGCTGGGCGACGGGTCCCGCCGCGCACCGGCGCGGGCGATGCTGATCACCGAGGCGCTGCTCCTCGCGGTCTCGGCGGCCGTGGCGGCCGCCACCTCGGACGACGCCCCGGTCACCGTCTACACGGTCATCACGCTGACCGCGTTCGCCATGGGCCTGCGCAACGCGACGGTCCGCAAACTGCAGGTGCCCGGCATCACCACGACCACCGTCGTGACGATGACCCTCACCGGCCTGGCCGCCGACTCCTGGGCGGGCGACGGCTCGGGCCGGCGGTCACCGCGCCGCACGGCGGCCGTGGCCGCGATGTTCTCGGGCGCGGTGCTCGGCGCGGGCCTGGTGCTCCACGCCGACCTGGCGATTCCGCTGCTGCTGGCCGCCACGACGTCGGCGGCCCTGGCCTTCACGGTGTCCGACAGGGACTGA
- a CDS encoding transglycosylase SLT domain-containing protein — MSVSVIRRIASPKKALTGIAVATAAAGMALSAAPAHAATSSAPSAAKAQAIAHKMIPDAAQYKAFSNIVKHESGWDVDATNASSGAYGLVQALPGSKMASAGSDWKTNAKTQIKWGLDYMNSRYGSPVGAWTFWQANGWY, encoded by the coding sequence GTGTCCGTCTCCGTCATCCGTCGCATCGCTTCCCCGAAGAAGGCCCTCACCGGCATCGCCGTGGCCACCGCCGCCGCGGGCATGGCGCTGTCCGCGGCACCGGCCCACGCCGCGACGTCGTCCGCGCCCTCCGCCGCCAAGGCCCAGGCGATCGCGCACAAGATGATCCCGGACGCCGCGCAGTACAAGGCCTTCTCCAACATCGTCAAGCACGAGAGCGGCTGGGACGTCGACGCCACCAACGCCTCCTCCGGCGCCTACGGCCTCGTCCAGGCCCTGCCCGGCTCCAAGATGGCCTCGGCCGGCTCCGACTGGAAGACCAACGCCAAGACCCAGATCAAGTGGGGTCTGGACTACATGAACTCCCGCTACGGCAGCCCGGTCGGCGCCTGGACCTTCTGGCAGGCCAACGGCTGGTACTGA